The Equus quagga isolate Etosha38 chromosome 10, UCLA_HA_Equagga_1.0, whole genome shotgun sequence genome includes a region encoding these proteins:
- the LOC124246133 gene encoding polyadenylate-binding protein 1-like 2, whose translation MASLYVGDLHPEVTEAMLYEKFSPAGPILSIRICRDKITRRSLGYAYVNYQQPVDAKRALETLNFDVIKGRPVRIMWSQRDPSLRKSGVGNVFIKNLGKTIDNKALYNIFSAFGNILSCKVACDEKGPKGYGFVHFQKQESAERAIDAMNGMFLNYRKIFVGRFKSHKEREAERGAWARQSTSADVKDFEEDTDEEATFR comes from the coding sequence ATGGCCTCGCTGTACGTGGGCGACCTGCACCCTGAGGTGACAGAGGCAATGCTGTACGAGAAGTTCAGCCCGGCCGGGCCCATCCTCTCCATCCGCATTTGCAGGGACAAGATCACCCGCCGTTCCTTGGGCTACGCGTATGTCAACTACCAGCAACCGGTGGACGCCAAGCGGGCCCTGGAGACCCTGAACTTTGATGTCATCAAGGGCAGGCCGGTGCGCATCATGTGGTCCCAGCGGGACCCCTCGCTCCGCAAGAGCGGGGTGGGCAACGTCTTCATCAAGAACCTGGGCAAGACCATCGACAACAAGGCGCTGTACAACATCTTCTCGGCGTTCGGCAACATCCTCTCCTGCAAAGTGGCCTGCGACGAAAAGGGGCCCAAGGGCTACGGGTTCGTGCACTTCCAGAAGCAGGAGTCTGCGGAGCGGGCCATCGATGCGATGAATGGCATGTTCCTGAACTACCGCAAAATTTTCGTGGGAAGATTCAAGTCGCATAAAGAACGAGAGGCCGAAAGGGGAGCCTGGGCCAGGCAGTCCACTAGTGCTGACGTCAAGGATTTCGAGGAAGACACCGATGAGGAGGCTACCTTTCGATGA